The genome window TCTGCGGGTGCAGCGCACGATATACGACATCAATATTTGCCTTAACAATCTGCCATATGAGCCAGAAGAAATAGGGAACAAACCGGATGAATCTCTTAAATCCCGTCCCGACACGGGCACCCTTCCCGATCAAAAGGTTAGCCGAGAGAAAAGCAACGAGCAGGCTGGATACAACAGCAGCCACAACAAGAATAACTGAAAATTCTCCTGACAGTAGAAACCAGAAGAGTAGCATAGTAATAGTCGTAACGATAAAACTCATGATAGTCCAATATTACAATAGAGGTTTAGTATGCGTTCAGCAACAATCATGTTTAAAGCAATTAAATTCTTTCACAACAATGGCAATGACTAAGGCAAATACTACCTGCCCTGCCCTCCACTGCGCCACCTGCCCAAACCAGAACAAGGATCAGAGCAGTTAAAAGTAAGATACCCCCTGAATTTACACTAATCACTTTACAACTAAATAGTTGGCAAATGATCTAAGATATAAATTAAAAAGGCCAACATACCTCCACCAGTTAAAAGTGGTTTATGCTGGCCTACCCCCCAGCGCATAAGCTCCGGATTGTCATCCATCTGAAATTTTACCAAGCCCATGCCAAAATTCGACCAAAGTCGCCTATCAACATCTGCTAAAAAAGGTGAGCATTATAGTACATGTGATTAGTAATCGTCAATAAAATTAAGACTAGACTTTTGCGAACAAAGTCTTCTGAACATATAAGCAACTACTATTCATCCAGACTTACTACTCATTTCAGGTAGACAAATCGAATTTCTTCAAATATTTGTTCCTTGAACAAAAAAGGAGCAAACCTGAATAAGGCCTAACACTTTATTTATTTAAATGTACACCCTGCCCTGCTATCTCAAACCACTCGTAACCAGATACCATGATGCAATACTTATTGCATAGGCAAGTACTATAAGCGGTGTCCACTTCAGATGACTCATAAAGGTATATGCATCTCTTCTCACTCCCATAACAGCTACCCCTGCAGCTGAACCAACGGATAGAAGGCTTCCCCCTACCCCTGCCGAAAAAGTAACGAGTAACCACTGGTCGAGCCCCATCTCCGGCCTCATCTGTAAGACAGCAAACATGACAGGAATATTATCAACGACAGCAGAAACAAGCCCCACAAGAATATTTGAGGTTGTATCACCAAGCATGCCATAAGAATATTGATTTACAAGTGTCAGGTAACCAATGTACTGTAGTCCCCCTACACCCATAATTACACCAAAGAAAAAGAGTAGTGTATCAAACTCAACATCCTTGATCTTATTAAAAATATCAAACTTATCATCATACTGATTTACGCTATCACTAATTTTTAGCCAAAAACCGAGTGCCATGAGAGCACCAAGACCCATCATCATCCCCATAAAGGGTGGAAGATGAAGAAATTGATGAAAGCTGACAGCTGTAGCAATCGTCAAAATCCCAAATGTTATAATTCTCTTGGAACCTACCTTCATTTTTACCTTGACGATTTCTCCTTGAGGGACCTCTTTAGGTACAAAAGGATACATACAGGCAGCAACGATTACCCAGTTCAGAATCGATGGAATAATGATGTAGGAAAATTGAGAGGTAGGCACATGCCCTGCCGTCCAAACCATTAAGGTGGTAATATCACCGAAGGGGCTCCATGCACCACCGGCATTGGCAGCAACAACGATATTCACAAAAGCCGGGACAATGAACTTTTTATTGTTTCCCCCAACTGCACTTGCAACAGTTGCCATCAGCAGCGCACTTGTCAGGTTATCAGCAATGGGTGACAGGCAGAAGGTAATACCACCTGTCGCAAGAAAAAGTGACCTGTAACTCATCCTCTTACTGAGCATCCATGTTCTCAAAGCCTCAAAAACATTTCTCTCAGCCAGTGCATTAATATAGGTCATAGCAGCAAGAAGAAAGAAGAAAAGCTCACCAATCTCTATGACCAGAAGTTTAACCGCCTCTTCCGCATGATGCTCACCACTGTGAGAAGCTTCATAGATTCCAATTGCCAGCCATATTAACGTACCGGCCAAAAGCACCGGTTTTGACTTTCTAAGAAGTATCTTTTCCTCAAAAATAACGAGCAAATAAGAAACAACAAAGATGGTCAATGCCGCAAACCCTACCCAGGCAGTCATCATGCTGCTATGATCCATATAATTTCTCTAATTATTTTTTTAAAAAGACGAAAGTCCAAACTACAAACAGGGCAATAAATCAACAAAAAAGTCATACAAAGCGTTAAAAAAGGGCCCTGACTTCTTTGTTTACATCATTCATTTTGAAGCCATGGTTTCAAGACGCCTTACCCTGTCCTCAATTGGCGGATGAGTACTAAAAAGGGACATAAGGCCTTTCCCTGTTAGGGGATTGACGATGAACATATGAGCCGTCGCTTCCTGAGTTGATTCATTGACATGCATAGGAATCTGCTTAGACCCCATTTCCAGCTTTTTCAATGCACTGGCCAGGTAATCAGGTCTACCGCAAATCCTGGCACCTTCACTGTCTGCACCATACTCTCTAGATCTTGAGATAGCCATTTGAACAATCATAGCGGCAATAGGTGCAATGATCATCATGGCTATCATAACGGCGGGATGTGTTCCACCCTCTTCATCGTTATTTCTACCACCACCAAAAATCAGAGCCCATTGCGCCATATTTGCCAACATACTGACAGCTCCAGCAATGGTAGCCGCAATACTTCCCACAAGGATATCCCTGTTTTTGACGTGAGCAAGTTCATGCGCCATGACGCCTTCCAACTCTTCCTTCGTAAGCAGTCTCAAAATCCCGGTAGTGGCTGCAACTGCCGCATGCTCCGGGTTTCTTCCTGTGGCAAAAGCATTAGGTGTATCCTGGGGAATAATATAAACTTTGGGCATAGGTAAATTTGCCTTCTGTGACAGATCTTTGACCATATTATAAAACTGTGGCTCCTGACTTTCCGTCACTTCCTGAGCCTTGTACATGGAAAGAACAATCTTGTCAGAAAACCAGTAAGATCCAAAATTCATAACAAGAGCAATAACAAATGCAAAGACGGCCCCACTTTGGCCTCCCAGAGCCCCACCAGCCCACACAAGTATTAAGGTTAATGCTGTCTAAAAGCATTGTTGTTTTTATTGTGTTCATTCCTTTTTCTCCCCCCTTTTGAGCTAAATTACCTTTCCTGTTAAAGAGGAGCAGCAGACACTGCCCCTCTAATTCTTTACAGGAGGTTTCTTTTTATCATTGTTTTTTTGAACCTATATTGATACCAATAATGACAAAAAGTTCACTCATTTAAGAGATA of Deltaproteobacteria bacterium contains these proteins:
- a CDS encoding Na+/H+ antiporter subunit E encodes the protein MSFIVTTITMLLFWFLLSGEFSVILVVAAVVSSLLVAFLSANLLIGKGARVGTGFKRFIRFVPYFFWLIWQIVKANIDVVYRALHPQMPIEPCIVKFKSDLKTDLGIAALSNSITLTPGTVTLSANSRGEYIVHALSGKHADDLLSGEMQAWVKWIEDA
- the nhaD gene encoding sodium:proton antiporter NhaD → MDHSSMMTAWVGFAALTIFVVSYLLVIFEEKILLRKSKPVLLAGTLIWLAIGIYEASHSGEHHAEEAVKLLVIEIGELFFFLLAAMTYINALAERNVFEALRTWMLSKRMSYRSLFLATGGITFCLSPIADNLTSALLMATVASAVGGNNKKFIVPAFVNIVVAANAGGAWSPFGDITTLMVWTAGHVPTSQFSYIIIPSILNWVIVAACMYPFVPKEVPQGEIVKVKMKVGSKRIITFGILTIATAVSFHQFLHLPPFMGMMMGLGALMALGFWLKISDSVNQYDDKFDIFNKIKDVEFDTLLFFFGVIMGVGGLQYIGYLTLVNQYSYGMLGDTTSNILVGLVSAVVDNIPVMFAVLQMRPEMGLDQWLLVTFSAGVGGSLLSVGSAAGVAVMGVRRDAYTFMSHLKWTPLIVLAYAISIASWYLVTSGLR